A genomic window from Gemmatimonadaceae bacterium includes:
- a CDS encoding M20/M25/M40 family metallo-hydrolase, which translates to MFVRALLAVALVAPLLAAQQPAGQARPPMGARNPMADPIDVNSVPTYIRRSPSSDPIIQRMWDEGMNRSQAMSLAQQLMDSLGQRMTASPHMDAAQNWAVSTFQRWGVTARKEQYGTWLGWKRGVTHIDLLTPRVRSLEAYALTYSPGMRRPVEGQVIAYPEGISTPEAFDAWLPNVRGKFFLMSVPRLSCRSPGQWAEFATPEERDRVTAAQAAMQQEWNQLNVAMSGGRNVWQKLKDAGALGVFTHQFSNYPGIQKVFGSPQQTLPAFAVGCEDYGLLFRLARNNQGPRVRAFTDSEIVGERPVFNVVAEIRGSEKPDEYVLLSAHFDSWSSSSGATDNGTGSITMMEALRILRQVYPNPKRTILVGLWSGEEQGLNGSRAFSEDHPEVVRGLQALWNQDNGTGRVVNLSAGPFPGAAQRIERYLGQVPSEITQWIRFNPTGGQATGGTDHASFVCHKAPAFNLGALSWDYSFTTWHTDRDTYDKVVEYDLKNNATLVAMLAYLASEDPERMPRDIMDPLPAGPGGQPGQWRDCNPATRRTPQATR; encoded by the coding sequence GTGTTCGTCAGAGCATTGCTAGCGGTCGCGCTCGTCGCGCCGCTGCTCGCCGCGCAGCAGCCGGCCGGCCAGGCCCGTCCCCCGATGGGGGCGCGCAATCCGATGGCCGATCCCATCGACGTCAACAGCGTCCCCACGTACATCCGTCGCTCGCCGTCCTCCGATCCCATCATCCAGCGGATGTGGGACGAGGGGATGAACCGTTCGCAGGCGATGAGCCTCGCGCAGCAGTTGATGGACTCGCTCGGGCAGCGGATGACCGCGTCCCCGCATATGGATGCGGCGCAGAACTGGGCCGTGAGCACCTTCCAGCGCTGGGGCGTGACCGCGCGCAAGGAGCAGTACGGCACCTGGCTCGGCTGGAAGCGTGGCGTCACCCACATCGACCTGCTCACCCCGCGCGTGCGTTCGCTCGAGGCCTACGCGCTCACCTACAGCCCCGGGATGCGCCGTCCTGTCGAGGGCCAGGTCATCGCGTATCCTGAGGGCATCAGCACGCCTGAGGCCTTTGATGCTTGGTTGCCCAACGTGCGCGGCAAGTTCTTCCTGATGAGCGTACCGCGGCTCAGTTGCCGTTCGCCCGGCCAGTGGGCCGAGTTCGCGACGCCTGAGGAGCGCGACCGCGTGACTGCGGCGCAGGCAGCGATGCAGCAGGAGTGGAACCAGCTCAACGTCGCGATGAGCGGCGGCCGCAACGTGTGGCAGAAGCTCAAGGATGCCGGCGCGCTCGGCGTCTTCACCCACCAGTTCAGCAACTATCCCGGCATCCAGAAGGTGTTCGGGTCGCCGCAGCAGACCCTGCCCGCGTTCGCCGTCGGCTGCGAGGACTACGGGCTGCTGTTCCGTCTCGCGCGCAACAACCAGGGCCCGCGCGTGCGGGCCTTCACCGACAGCGAGATCGTCGGCGAGCGTCCCGTGTTCAACGTCGTCGCCGAGATCCGCGGCAGCGAGAAGCCAGACGAGTACGTGCTCCTCTCGGCGCACTTCGACTCGTGGTCTTCGTCGTCTGGCGCGACCGACAACGGCACCGGCTCCATCACGATGATGGAGGCGCTGCGCATCTTGCGTCAGGTGTATCCCAATCCCAAGCGCACCATTCTCGTCGGCTTGTGGAGCGGCGAGGAGCAGGGCCTCAACGGTTCGCGCGCGTTCAGCGAGGATCATCCGGAAGTCGTGCGTGGCCTGCAGGCGCTGTGGAATCAGGACAACGGCACCGGCCGCGTCGTCAATCTCAGCGCCGGTCCGTTCCCTGGCGCGGCGCAGCGGATCGAGCGGTATCTCGGGCAGGTGCCCAGCGAGATCACCCAGTGGATCCGCTTCAACCCCACTGGTGGGCAGGCCACCGGCGGCACCGACCACGCCAGCTTCGTGTGTCACAAGGCGCCCGCGTTCAACCTTGGCGCGCTCAGCTGGGATTACAGCTTCACCACCTGGCACACCGACCGCGACACGTACGATAAGGTTGTGGAGTACGACCTGAAGAACAACGCGACGCTCGTGGCGATGCTGGCGTACCTGGCCAGCGAGGACCCGGAGCGGATGCCGCGTGACATTATGGATCCGTTGCCTGCTGGTCCGGGTGGGCAGCCGGGGCAGTGGCGGGATTGTAATCCGGCGACGCGGCGGACGCCGCAGGCTACGCGGTAG
- a CDS encoding ABC transporter permease: MMFLLGLAARSLRARVAISALTVASIALSVALLVGIEHLRSGVRDSFAGTIRGTDLIVGARGGTTQVLLSTVFGMATPSGSVQWATYQRYSAHPAVAWTIPYSLGDSHKGFRVIGTTGAFFERYRFRDQGVTFAEGRAPSGNDEVAIGHEVARRLGYTLGSEVVLAHGIADVSFAEHDVHPFKVVGIINRTVTPIDRALYVTLEGLEAMHEAEAHRGGLPMGPPDDHLHDAEPPITAFLVGTKNRFETLRLQREMNEDIVDPLTAIVPGVALAQLWDVVGNAEAALRLVSLFTLLVGLIGMCVALYASLESRRREMAVLRAVGAGPRTISALLVSESALLALSGAVAGVLLVYLGLALASGAIESRYGLALAMAPLSATAWGFLGLVVVAGTLVGMLPAWKAYRSSLADGLSVKV, encoded by the coding sequence GTGATGTTCTTGCTCGGGCTCGCCGCGCGGTCCCTGCGCGCCCGCGTCGCCATCTCGGCGCTCACCGTCGCCAGCATCGCGCTCAGCGTCGCGCTGCTGGTGGGCATCGAGCACCTGCGCAGCGGCGTGCGTGACTCGTTCGCCGGCACCATCCGCGGCACCGATCTCATCGTCGGCGCGCGTGGCGGCACCACACAGGTCCTGCTCAGCACTGTCTTCGGGATGGCCACGCCCTCCGGCAGCGTGCAGTGGGCCACCTACCAACGCTACAGTGCGCATCCCGCCGTGGCGTGGACGATTCCCTACTCGCTCGGCGATTCGCATAAAGGCTTCCGCGTCATCGGCACGACGGGCGCGTTCTTCGAGCGCTACCGCTTCCGCGACCAGGGTGTGACCTTCGCCGAGGGCCGCGCACCCAGCGGCAACGACGAAGTCGCCATCGGCCACGAGGTGGCGCGGCGGCTCGGCTACACGCTGGGCAGCGAGGTCGTGCTCGCCCACGGCATCGCCGACGTCAGTTTCGCCGAGCACGACGTGCATCCGTTCAAGGTCGTCGGCATCATCAATCGCACCGTGACGCCCATCGACCGCGCGCTGTACGTGACGCTCGAGGGGCTGGAGGCGATGCACGAGGCCGAGGCGCATCGCGGCGGCTTGCCGATGGGTCCGCCGGACGACCACCTGCACGACGCCGAGCCGCCGATCACCGCCTTCCTCGTCGGCACCAAGAACCGCTTCGAGACGCTGCGCCTGCAGCGCGAGATGAACGAGGACATCGTCGACCCGCTCACTGCCATCGTGCCTGGCGTAGCCTTGGCGCAGCTCTGGGACGTCGTCGGCAACGCCGAGGCCGCGCTGCGGCTGGTGAGCCTGTTCACGCTGCTCGTCGGCTTGATCGGGATGTGCGTGGCCCTGTATGCCTCGCTCGAGAGCCGACGCCGCGAGATGGCCGTGCTGCGCGCCGTCGGCGCCGGACCCCGCACCATCTCCGCCCTGCTCGTGAGCGAGTCGGCGCTGCTCGCGCTCAGCGGCGCGGTGGCCGGCGTCCTGTTGGTGTACCTTGGTTTGGCGCTGGCGTCCGGCGCGATCGAGTCGCGCTACGGACTCGCGCTCGCGATGGCGCCACTCAGCGCCACCGCGTGGGGATTCCTTGGATTGGTTGTCGTCGCCGGCACGCTCGTGGGAATGCTGCCGGCCTGGAAGGCGTATCGTAGTTCGTTGGCGGATGGACTCAGCGTCAAGGTTTGA
- a CDS encoding ABC transporter ATP-binding protein yields the protein MTDPAIALHEVRFAYRGSAPVLDIAALHVARGERVFLHGPSGSGKTTLLGLVAGVLAPVTGSVQVLGSDLGAMGSAGRDRFRAAHIGYVFQMFNLIPYLSVRDNILLPLRLSAARRARLGGANPLAEADRLAGSLELTALIDKPVTALSVGQQQRVAVARALIGAPELIVCDEPTSALDADRRDRFLELLFASVAAANSTLLFVSHDLALAERFGRTLALATLNRASTELAA from the coding sequence GTGACCGACCCCGCGATCGCCTTGCACGAGGTGCGCTTCGCGTACCGCGGCAGTGCGCCCGTGCTCGACATCGCCGCCCTGCACGTCGCCCGCGGTGAACGCGTGTTCCTGCACGGCCCCAGCGGCAGCGGCAAGACCACCCTGCTCGGCCTCGTCGCCGGCGTGCTCGCGCCCGTCACTGGCAGCGTGCAGGTGCTTGGCAGCGACCTCGGCGCGATGGGTTCCGCCGGACGCGACCGCTTTCGCGCCGCGCACATCGGCTACGTGTTCCAGATGTTCAACCTGATCCCGTACCTCTCGGTGCGTGACAACATCCTGCTGCCGCTGCGGCTCTCGGCGGCACGGCGCGCACGCCTCGGCGGCGCCAATCCGCTCGCCGAAGCCGACCGCCTGGCCGGCAGCCTCGAACTGACGGCCTTAATCGACAAGCCCGTGACCGCACTCTCCGTTGGCCAGCAGCAGCGCGTGGCCGTCGCACGCGCACTCATCGGCGCGCCGGAGCTCATCGTCTGCGACGAACCCACCTCGGCGCTGGACGCCGACCGCCGCGACCGCTTCCTCGAGTTGCTCTTCGCCTCGGTGGCCGCGGCCAACAGCACGCTGCTTTTCGTGAGCCACGACCTCGCGCTGGCCGAGCGCTTCGGGCGCACGCTGGCCTTGGCGACGCTCAACCGGGCGTCCACGGAGCTGGCGGCGTGA
- a CDS encoding DUF3299 domain-containing protein, which produces MMRRVAFVLACASAASLPLTSAAQTRAPAPAPASAPASAVQSAVPVDWRLLGQLDYEKGTAPDTLRRLDGQRVRVPGFIVPLDDAMEEGAEFLLVPYYGACVHTPPPPPNQMAFVTMTGGRSVKLALFDAVWMEGTLRIVNYDSPYGSVGFTIEGLSMRPYTGR; this is translated from the coding sequence ATGATGCGACGCGTCGCGTTCGTCCTCGCCTGCGCCTCAGCCGCGAGCCTTCCGCTCACCTCGGCGGCGCAGACCCGCGCGCCGGCCCCGGCACCAGCCTCGGCGCCCGCCAGTGCGGTGCAGAGCGCCGTACCCGTCGATTGGCGCCTGCTCGGCCAGCTCGACTACGAAAAGGGCACCGCGCCCGACACGCTCAGGCGCCTCGACGGCCAGCGCGTGCGGGTCCCCGGCTTCATCGTGCCGCTCGACGACGCGATGGAGGAAGGCGCCGAGTTCCTGCTCGTGCCGTACTACGGCGCCTGCGTGCACACCCCGCCGCCGCCGCCCAACCAGATGGCCTTCGTCACGATGACCGGCGGCCGCTCGGTGAAGCTCGCGCTCTTCGATGCCGTGTGGATGGAAGGCACGCTGCGCATCGTCAACTACGATTCGCCCTACGGGTCCGTCGGCTTCACGATCGAAGGGCTCTCGATGCGCCCGTACACAGGCCGGTGA
- a CDS encoding DUF2911 domain-containing protein gives MRLLLLALVATAPAALGAQARPDTSTLTARLGVDTISVERIIRTGNVIEAEVVTRSPRTTLQRQRAQFDARGNLTSLTVVDLNPTTGAETRTVRYMKHGDSLHITTQAAERTERMVAAPAEWLPFIDLVHWPFDVALRRLRSSGASTVGAPMLSGQRVSPFPLALIGRDSATVTHPTRGTMRLTVLPDGSIRTLDAGATTRALIVTRSGNSDVVALARDFANRDATGRGVGELSGRGGGETRVLGATFTLDYGVPMKRGRDIWGALVRYGQLWRTGANRATHFKTDTELRFGELVVPPGEYTLYSIPEATGGILIINRQTGQNGQQYDQARDLGRIPLRARPLANEVEAFTISVREENGRGLLALQWDRTEMVAEFAVTRR, from the coding sequence ATGCGACTCCTCCTGCTTGCCCTCGTGGCCACGGCCCCAGCGGCCCTCGGCGCCCAGGCGCGCCCCGATACGTCCACGCTCACCGCCCGTCTCGGCGTCGACACGATTTCCGTCGAGCGGATCATCCGCACCGGCAACGTCATCGAAGCAGAAGTCGTCACGCGATCCCCGCGCACCACGCTGCAACGCCAGCGCGCGCAGTTCGACGCCCGCGGCAACCTGACCTCGCTCACGGTCGTGGACCTGAACCCCACCACCGGCGCCGAGACGCGCACGGTGCGATATATGAAGCACGGCGATTCGCTGCACATCACCACGCAGGCCGCCGAGCGCACGGAGCGGATGGTCGCCGCGCCCGCCGAGTGGCTGCCGTTCATTGACCTCGTGCATTGGCCCTTCGACGTGGCGCTGCGCCGCCTGCGCAGCAGCGGTGCCAGCACCGTCGGCGCACCGATGCTCAGCGGCCAGCGCGTGAGCCCTTTCCCGCTGGCGCTCATCGGCCGCGACTCGGCCACCGTCACGCACCCCACGCGCGGCACGATGCGCCTCACCGTGCTGCCCGACGGCTCCATCCGCACGCTCGACGCCGGCGCGACCACGCGCGCGCTGATCGTCACGCGCAGCGGCAACTCCGATGTGGTCGCGCTCGCGCGCGACTTCGCCAACCGTGACGCCACCGGCCGCGGTGTCGGCGAGCTCTCCGGGCGCGGCGGCGGCGAGACCCGCGTGCTCGGCGCCACGTTCACGCTGGACTACGGCGTGCCGATGAAGCGCGGCCGCGACATCTGGGGCGCGCTGGTGCGCTACGGCCAGCTCTGGCGCACCGGCGCCAACCGCGCCACGCACTTCAAGACCGACACCGAGCTGCGCTTCGGCGAGCTCGTCGTGCCGCCGGGCGAGTACACGCTGTACTCGATCCCCGAGGCCACGGGCGGCATCCTGATCATCAATCGCCAGACCGGCCAGAACGGCCAGCAGTACGACCAGGCGCGTGACCTTGGCCGCATCCCGCTGCGCGCGCGGCCGCTGGCCAATGAAGTCGAGGCCTTCACGATCAGCGTGCGCGAGGAGAACGGCCGCGGCCTGCTCGCGCTGCAGTGGGACCGCACCGAGATGGTGGCGGAGTTCGCGGTGACGCGCCGATGA
- a CDS encoding MBL fold metallo-hydrolase, which translates to MLVLSHGDVTELRFSSWRSRLVGYAVSAFVTREVLVDAAFPNAAPALGAWLDAHPVRGAILTHAHEDHAGGLPALIARGIGVQRAALTERRLRAAERVGFYRRFTWGRRRQLTQPLADFADDALTLRPTPGHSDDHHVVWDAERGTVFGGDLFIGVKVRIAHHDEDLRAQVLALREVASWHPERFFDAHRGRLDDPVAQLRAKADWIEETIGQIETLIRLGWVDRAIRDQVFGGEDLTGRWSFGDYSRLGFVQSVRRTMPPL; encoded by the coding sequence ATGCTAGTCCTCTCGCACGGCGACGTCACCGAACTGCGATTCTCCTCCTGGCGCAGCCGCCTTGTCGGCTACGCGGTGAGTGCCTTCGTCACGCGCGAAGTGCTCGTGGACGCGGCCTTCCCCAACGCCGCACCGGCCCTCGGCGCCTGGCTCGACGCGCATCCGGTGCGCGGCGCGATCCTCACGCACGCGCACGAGGATCACGCGGGCGGCCTGCCCGCGCTGATCGCCCGCGGCATCGGCGTGCAACGCGCGGCGCTCACGGAGCGGCGTCTCCGCGCTGCCGAACGCGTGGGATTCTACCGGCGCTTCACCTGGGGCCGGCGACGGCAGCTCACGCAGCCGCTCGCGGATTTCGCCGATGACGCGCTCACGCTTCGCCCAACCCCGGGCCACTCCGACGACCACCACGTGGTCTGGGACGCCGAGCGCGGCACGGTCTTCGGCGGCGACCTGTTCATCGGCGTGAAGGTGCGCATCGCGCATCACGACGAGGACCTGCGCGCGCAGGTGCTGGCCCTCCGCGAAGTGGCCAGCTGGCACCCGGAGCGCTTCTTCGACGCCCACCGCGGGCGCCTGGACGACCCGGTCGCGCAATTGCGGGCCAAGGCCGACTGGATCGAGGAGACCATCGGCCAGATCGAAACCCTCATCCGCCTGGGCTGGGTGGACCGCGCCATCCGCGACCAGGTCTTCGGCGGCGAGGATCTGACGGGCCGATGGAGCTTCGGGGACTATTCGCGCCTCGGCTTCGTCCAGAGCGTGCGCCGGACGATGCCGCCGCTCTAG
- a CDS encoding GreA/GreB family elongation factor: protein MIEALKQKLTDEAEKLRIELNVTLPNEIRKAVELGDLRENSEYKAALERQQFVQARLGQLTQRLSKLSSIDESQIASDAVGMGSKVTVEDQDSKEREEYHLIFGDAEDFEDGQVTMSSPIGRALLGKKVGEVALLKLPARTRKLKVVKLVTIHEDI, encoded by the coding sequence GTGATCGAGGCGCTCAAGCAGAAGCTCACCGACGAGGCGGAGAAGCTCCGCATCGAACTGAACGTCACGCTCCCCAACGAGATCCGCAAAGCCGTCGAACTCGGCGACCTGCGCGAGAACTCGGAGTACAAGGCCGCCCTCGAACGCCAGCAGTTCGTGCAGGCGCGGCTCGGGCAGCTCACGCAGCGCCTGTCCAAGCTCTCCAGCATCGACGAGTCGCAGATCGCCAGCGACGCCGTCGGGATGGGCTCCAAGGTGACCGTCGAGGACCAGGACTCCAAGGAGCGCGAGGAGTACCACCTGATCTTCGGCGACGCCGAGGACTTCGAGGACGGGCAGGTGACGATGTCGTCGCCAATCGGCCGCGCGCTTCTCGGCAAGAAGGTGGGCGAGGTGGCACTGCTCAAGCTGCCGGCGCGCACGCGTAAGCTGAAGGTCGTGAAGCTCGTGACGATTCACGAGGA